ACAAAAGCATTAGGGTAAGACATGGTCACATGTTAAGTTTGCAGTGCCCTGTGTACTTTCTCTTAATATCAAAGATACCTCCTCAGAGTCCGATGCATCAGTTTGGTTTCAGTTTATAATTGATCCATGCTGGATACTAAGAACAAAATCTGGAATGTTGTGTGCTGAATAGACAACTTGTCTCTCTCTGATGTCACATCACAGATGCAAGTTGGTGCACTTCAGAACACTACTTTAAAGGAAAGCATCCAGAATTATAAGGTAGCTGCAAAGTACAGTTAAGGGGAATAGCCAGAGGTAGCTGGTGTTCATTATAGCTCAATGAAATGCAAGCCAGAAATGATACAACAATCTGTTCGTTGCTTAAAGGCTAGATGACTATAGAAATACGTTAATATAGTCTAAAAAGATTTGTAATTTTGCTGACATCaagatttctgttttgcaaTGTCAGATTATCAAATGGATGCCTACTTTGGTTTCTGAATCAATGGTAATTAAGATTGATTATAGCTTATAAAATGCTGATTGAGCAGTTTCTCTGCTTATAtcatgaggaaaacaaaaattatgtgCTTTCCTTTGGATTTGTTTCTCCCCAGTTTGCAGATCAGAAACTGACCATTCTGGAAGCAGGCTGTGGGGTTGGGAACTGCTTATTTCCACTCTTAGAAGAAGATCTGAATATTTTTGCATATGCCTGTGATTTCTCTCCTAGAGCTGTTGAGTATGTGAAGGTTGGTGTGATATTTGGAACTTCCTTTAGAGCGTCTCTATAAGCTTCTGGAATTGCACATACCTGGAATGACAGACTTCTCTTGCCTTCCTTTTTGTAAAAAGGGTAGAATAGCTTGTACAAAAAAATGAAGACTGATCCATTTCAGTGGATCCCAGATGCAAGAAGCTGAATCTTTGCTGAAGACCTGTTTTTTTTAGCATCAAATTGCAGCATTATAGTAATACACGTATATTACTTGAAGGATTTGCGAAGACTATGGTTTTTGGGAAAACTACTATGTCTTTGCTGACTGTGCAGTACAAGCAAAATTTGATTGTGGTGGAAGCTTGCCCTTGATACTGTGGTGCTGTGAAAGTTACTGTTAAGGAAATTTGAAGCCTGATTAGAAATAGGTATGTTTCTACTTATTCATAGGTAGGTAGTACTCCAGTCCAAAGTTAAGTTTCCCAGCAAGACTGGTGGGGACTTCGAGCTTTTAAAGTCCTTTGGTTTATTAAGTTTGTAATCACAGGTAAATTTCAATATATCTGTTATTTGAAATCATTCTCTCGTGGTACATTTGTGACTAAGAACCACAAGACACATACTGCATGTCTCATGGGAAGGATGGGAAGAAATATGCGTAGCAaacaggagaggagagcagctcCCTGAGTTGCCACAGCTGCACTGCAAAATTAGGTTGGGCTGAGCATATACCTTGGGCTTTGGATGACTTAGTGGTATCTGCCTCCACAATGCTTGCTGAAGTTCTTTCTTGTCAAGACCAGATTTCCTTTTAACCAGCAAAATCGTGGGTTAGAGCAACCCAGCTGCAGGTTATGCTACATGAGCTGTTTACGGTCTACTTGTAGCTCAAGAGCTGTACTTTGATCACTTTGTATTACTAAAATTAGTTTAATAATATTTCTGTATTGTTAAAAGAGTAGAAGCAGCAGTAAAACAGAAGTGTTAGGTTTTCTGAGTTGCCTTAGCACGTGTTCCTTCTCAAGTTCCTGAGAACAGACTATTCTACTAGTTGTAGTTTCACTGTTGTAGTAGGCAGCAAAGAATTTCTGATTGTGTTAGTCACGTGTTGGAAGTGAATGTTCTTTTGCCACCATGTTTTGTGTTGCTCTACTGacaagtttcttcttttcttgtctACTGACAAGTTTACTTTTTTTGCAAGAACAAATGCTGCTCATTTTCCATGAAAGTATACTCTTTTCACTTCCCTAGAAAAATGCCTTATACAGTACGGAAAGATGTAAAGTGTTCCAGTGTGATCTTACCAAAGATGATCTTCTAAAAAATATACCAGCAGATTCTGTGGATGTTGTCACACTTATATTTGTGCTTTCTGCCATTCATCCTGACAAAATGCATCTTGTCTTGAGGAACATTTACAAGGTAAAACCAGCAGATTTTACAGCCTTTAAAGcacttttcctctttctagCTTGAAAGTacagttttcttctgagaaaataACCTCTCTTGTAATGGTGATCTTTAATATTATATTTAATGGATGTATTTAGTTAGTTCACCAAATATATGGGACTAAAATATGTTTTACAAgggttctttttcctctcttggtATTGTGAATTTGTTTGGATTCTGGATGGCCTAATGTGTGCCATCAGCATGGCAAAGATATTTTGCCTGTgtttaaaagagcaaaagctTATTCAGCTAGTCAGCACCTGAACAGATATCTTAAGCTATTTGTAGTCTACTGTTCATGAGGAAATGTATTTAAGAGTGGACAATCCAGTTTATATGCAACTTTTTTGTTGCAGAGGGAATGAATTGAGTATGTATATAACTTCTTTTATTGAATGTGTTAGGATACCTTTTCTTAGTTATATGTGTTTGTGTCTGTATATacaagtatatatatatctgtatatgtCTAAATCCATTTATCTTATTAAAGCATATATGTATTATGTTACAGGTATTAAAACCAGGCAAGTGTGTGTTGTTCAGAGACTATGGACTATATGATCATGCAATGCTCAGGTTTAAATCTGGCAGCAAACTTGGAGAAAACTTTTATGTTAGACAAGATGGGACaagatcctttttttttactgaaggtAAGAGATGCTGTagagtgctttgttttctgtgaatcTTCTGTTTAAACTTGCTTCAGGGAGTTGCCAACATGTCCTTGGCAGTTTTGTTTACCCAGCTGAACTGTTAAATCGTGGTGTATTTCATTTGCCATCCTTTTTGGGAGGAAGAGGTTATCTAGACTGGCAGGACTTTTTGGAGCACTTTCTTGCTTAACAagctttttgtgtgtgctttaaggcattaaagctttttGTATGTGCTATAATGTGCCAAGAGAAGCAGTTTCTGACTCTGCAGAATTTCATTCGGATTTGTTACCAAAGGGAAGAAACTAGTGTTCAGTAGCAGAACTGACCATCTTCAAGAAGCAactaaataattattttagcaTTGGttctgttgttggtttttttgctgCAAGACTATTCCTGGTGTATAAGATGAGATCTATTGAAGAAGTTGGTGACTTCTAAAGCAGAACCATGACTACAGCACTGAGAAGCTAGTGCACAAATCCTGCTGAGATAGCCCTGACTAGCTGTGGTTActctgtcttctgttttctgttggtttgttgtttggtttttttagtgAAGATGATGCAAAACCATTTCCATGTGATACAGTATTTAAACAGGTTTTCTTTCAGAGCTCATAATGATTTAGGAAGGAAGGGAATTATTGCAGTTTGCTGGTGGGGAATTGGAAGCACAGAGACATGAAGGAATTTGCATATAGTCTCACAATGAGTTGGACTTACAGCTCGTCTTCTAACTCCCAATTCCTCATGCTAACTTCAGTGACTTCACCCATCAATTATAGGACATTGTGTACGTAGTAAGAGCtatgtgtttatttctgtggGGCTCTTTGTTCTTTGTCTAAAGTAAAATATAGGCACTGAATAGACTGATTTGGAGTGAAGTAAatattattcatattttatgaCACAAAGTGTTACCTAATTGCTCCTGATATATAAAACCCATTAACCTTGTCTGAGCTCTCTCTATTCTCTATAGGACAATGATGAAATCTAAGATAATGCTGGCTATGCAACAGCTTCACTGAAGTATTTCTAGAACTATTAAGTGATTTTTAGTTCTGTTTAAACAGTTAGCTTTTACAAAGAGAATTGATGCTAAAGGATACAAATACGAGACTGACCTAGCTATGGAATTTTAAATCACGTTTTTATAGTGCTAGAATTGTTTCTGAATGAGAAATTCCTTGCATGCTTGCTTCGGGGAAAGAATTGCGgtagggagaagaaagaagaaggaaggaggaaagagagaattTCTCTTACATTGTTCATGTTAgcagttgttttgctttgggctGGTCTGCGACTGTCTCGTGGACCACCTCTGCTcccatttttaatcattatgATCTCATTCATCTCTCTAATTTTCATATAAATATTGCTTAATGCTTGAGAATTCTTTTGTTACTGGAAACATGACTCCCATCATTTCTGAACAGTTTGCTACCCatgctgtttttcatttgtttagcACTACACTGGTACACCAAGTGATTGCTGCCCGGGAGGATTTGAATAATGCTTATTTATTAATGTGCCTTGTCTCAGATAACACTGAACTTCTTCCATGAGAAAAACAATTCCACTCTTCCACTGTTggaaatattattatatttgtAGAGGAAAGCATGGTTGTAATTTTGTGTTATGGAATATATGCAATTTCCTCACAATGAGATTTGAATAGATCCACAATTAAGTGCTGTTTGCT
This sequence is a window from Lathamus discolor isolate bLatDis1 chromosome 2, bLatDis1.hap1, whole genome shotgun sequence. Protein-coding genes within it:
- the METTL6 gene encoding tRNA N(3)-methylcytidine methyltransferase METTL6; the protein is MFQENTSDNCLNIITTSTEDGAFQKSGHSARILSPEEAEKLAKDQVLVSEFKQLKLEKEAQKNWDLFYKRNSTNFFKDRHWTTREFEELKACREFADQKLTILEAGCGVGNCLFPLLEEDLNIFAYACDFSPRAVEYVKKNALYSTERCKVFQCDLTKDDLLKNIPADSVDVVTLIFVLSAIHPDKMHLVLRNIYKVLKPGKCVLFRDYGLYDHAMLRFKSGSKLGENFYVRQDGTRSFFFTEEFLSELFKAEGYEQVVNEYVQRETINRKEDLRVPRVFLQSKFQKPFDQTSSC